The Roseomonas haemaphysalidis genome segment CTGCGCACACCGGGCTTTCGCGGCTGTTCCCTCGGCCTCGCCATCGCCGAGCTGCCCGACCCCGAGCACCCGGCCCGCCAGGTGGCGGACGCCTACAAGCGCAAGATGCGCGATGACCTGCGGCGGATTTGCGCGGAAGCCGGCGTGGCGAACCCGGACACGCTGGGAGATGCCCTGATGATGCTGACCGAGGGCGCCTTTTCCTCGGCCGCCTATCTTGGAGCCGAGCAGGCGGCCGCGTCGCTGGAGCGGGCCGGCGGCGCCTTGCTGGCGCAAGCCGACATCGAAGTGCCTCCGAAACCCTGAGCTTCGTGCACTGGCCGGCGCCCGTGGCGCCGCCGGATACCGCCCCGGCCTGCACCACAGCGGCGCTGCAGCGCGATCCTATGACTCAGGGGCCCGGCAGCCTGGACCCGCATGGTCCCGCCAACCGGCCGCCGCCGCCCCTTCAGGCGGCCAATGCCACGAACACGTCGCGCGGGTCGCGCGTGCCGTTGGCGGACACCTGCGCCGCCGGCTGCTGACCGGAAGATGACGAC includes the following:
- a CDS encoding TetR/AcrR family transcriptional regulator, translated to MKDAPTGTGPRLTAAQRLREVARDLFYKQGIRATGVEELCRVAGTTKISLYRAFPSKDELVAAILRDDCVQEAGWYEQAMGNGLPPRERPAAFLAAAVLELRTPGFRGCSLGLAIAELPDPEHPARQVADAYKRKMRDDLRRICAEAGVANPDTLGDALMMLTEGAFSSAAYLGAEQAAASLERAGGALLAQADIEVPPKP